CTCAGCCGCTGCAAGTCTCTTGTTAGCTAACACCTTGGATGGCAGCTAACACCTTAGGTGGCAGTTGGCAGTTACACCCGCACTAATAAGCAAGGAGAGCAACGGAGAGCAACTTCTTCCCAGGTGGGAAGGAGGGTGGGCAAGGATGGAGCCGTGGGGGGCGGGGTATGTCTGCACAGAGCATTTCCTGCTGTGAGGCTATGGTGCATCTGAAGCCGCAGTGGCCAGTGGCCCTGGCAACCAGTCATCTGGCATGCGACTCTTCAGTTCTGACCGTTGGGTTCCTGTGCCTGGAGTGGAGTGTATAAGTTGGAGTGTATAAGTACTTGCCTCCTTAAAGTTCTGTTGGAGCCCTTTGATGTCTCCACATCAGGGACTGATCCCTAAGTCCCACTCTGCAGGATCTCTGCCAGAGTCTTGTCCTCTCTGGTCAGAGCAGCAGGTCTCCCAAGATGCCGCCATAGGTGCAGGGCAGACCTCTGCAgactcctctctccccctcctcctcccccggAACTTGGTCAGTGTGCTTCGCCTGTCCCATACCCAAGAGATGGAGGCCCTAAAATTTACAGCAGTGCAAAGTACATttctaaagacttatttttatgtataattaCATGTGCGCATATGTGAcagtgtgtacatgagtgtgacTTTCTGTGGAGGTCTTGTGTCCGATTCCCCCAGAGCTAAAGTTCCAAGTGGCCATGACCCACCTGATGAGGGTTTTGGTACCAGAGCTGGGGTCTTCTGCATGAACAGTACCTGTCCCCAGTGAGCCGTCGCTGCATTTCTGCGCCAAGACTCCGCTCACTGCTTTGTTGGCTCTTTTTGGATCATCAGACCGTACATTTAGATCgattcttattttcttcatgatttcAGAAACCATCACCCAACAAcgaatgtttattatttatattgaatttttcttagagttttgttttatgtgtatgagagttttaCGTGAATGTTTGTCGGTGCACCATGAGCgtgcctggtgctctcagaggctagaagaaggtgttggatcgccagagctggagttacagacagttgtgagtcaccatgctcttaaccgctgagcctctCTTCagccatttatatatatatatatatatatatatatatatatatatatattttgcgggaaatattaaaaaggaacgGCAAGTTTCCACCCTACGCCGGCACTGGCAGGCCACATGATTCCAGCAGGGTGTTCTCATTTCAGCagactctctggcctggagctcttgagatgtatacattcatataaaacaagcatttattgatatatatatatacacatatatatgtatgtatgtataaggagGGTGGCTGAGTGGGGATGAATAGATGAACTGTAGATGTTGGGAGATGGGTTGGACAGGGATGAAGTCAGCGGGTATGTAGTGAATAAGCCCACAGATAGCAAGCAGGTGGATGGCGGGTAAATGATGATGGATGGTGAACACCACAGGTGAGGCAGACATGGATGGACGGTGGGTAGTTAGTGTGTTGGTTACGATGGGTCAGTTCAAGTAGATTAAGTGGAAAGTTGATGGGCGCAGGATTGATGGCGGATGATGAGTGACAGACAAGAGCACATCGGGTGGAAGATGGGCGGGGCATGAGaatgaatgtatatacatatacaccatatacatacatattcatatacataatcatatacatatacatcatatacacatatacataaacacacacatatatcatatacacacatatatacataatcatatacatatgcatcatatacatacatatatacatatacacatacacatacacacatacacgtatatcatatacatagacatatacactatatacatacatatacataatcatacacatatgcatcatatacatatacacataaacacatatacatatatatcatatacatttacaccatatacatacattcacatagtcatatacatacacatcatatacatatgcacatatacacataaacatacacatatatttcatatataatcatatacatacacatcatatacatatacacatacatatttatgtcatatacatgtacatatataccatatacatatacacacagacacacacacatatatatatcttaccTGATACAGTGGATGGTTCAACAATGGTTGCCATCTCACAAGAGAGGCTGGAAACTGGTAGCTAGCTGTTCACTCCTTGAGGCTGGGTTCCCCAGCAGTCCTAATCAGgtgctgaaggcctggaggattcCTCACCTCCAGAGAAACTGAAGAAGCCAGGTTCTGATGTCAGTGAAAATGGCAACAGCCACACCTTTAGCAGCAGCAAAGTAGATGAGTTCACCATTGGGCTGTGAAGGCACTCACACGAAAGCTTTCCCCCCTAGAACCTTCTTATATTTGACCCACTACCAAAAAGCGcaggctggatttttttttttttttttttttggtttttcgagacagggtttctctgtgtagccctggctgtcctggcactcactttgtagaccaggctggcctcgaactcagaaatccgcctgcctctgcctcccgagtgctgggattaaaggcgtgcgccaccacgcccggcctgattttttttttttaattaaaaacaaaaacaaaaacagttttcaaGACAAACCCTAACAGATGTGCTTGCCTCTCAGTTGATTCAGATCCTGTTAAGTTTACAACCAAGAGTAGCCATCCTAACTGGCAAAAATGGTTGCTAACTGGATGGATAATGGGTTGAGTGTAGACAGAAGATGGAGAGTGGGCAGGGTCAGGGAAGGCAGATGACAGTCACGTGATGGTCACATGGTGAACGGAGACAGGGTAAATAGTAGATGTCTAACTCTTGCAAAACAGATCCATGAAGGTTGAATGGTGGGTGGGTAGGCAGTGAGGAGACTGGCTGACCAGAAGGCAGTGCGTGTTGCCTAGTAAGTGGGTAATTTAATATATAGGTAGGTCAAGGGCAAGTGGATAGTGAGAGACCACTGAAGGCAGACAGCAGTACTAGATGAGAGAAACTGTTACATGACCTCAGCCCAgttggctggggggggggtctcataGGGGGGGGCGCGAACAGTGGTGAGTGCTCAATGTTGTGTCTCCATCCCCAGTGCCTAGAGCAATGCTGGATACAGAGGTGGAGTTCATTTGTAGAAGAAACGCAGGTCTCCCCCACAAAGTAGCAGCTGCCTATGCATAAACACTAGGGGGCTACACAAACAAATCTAAGACTGCCTGAGGGCCTAAAGATTGGTAACGCAGACGACAGCCAATCAAGAACCACCACTTGGAGGATACGGCTTGCTTGGGACCAAATGGGACGTGGGTGGAGAGTATAAAGGGTGCttgagagaattttttaaaaaaaaaactggtttttctagacagggtttctctgtgtagccctggctgtcttggaacttactctatagaccaggttggcctcaaactcagaaatctgcctgcctctgcctcccaagtgctgggattaaaggcgtgcgccaccatgcccggctttgagAGAATTAATCAAGGAGCTTGCTGCACTGTTCTGGCCTGCTACAGGAGTCTGAGCCATTGATTCCATGCCACCTCATTCCCAACCCAAACGGGAGAGTTGGGTCAGGTGGCCGGCAGTCCAAGGCATAAAGTAAATTGACATTTCTTAGGATAGAAAAGTGCATAGGTGGTCGTGATGGTTGGATAGATTTGGGTAGAATAGTGCATTATCACCGATAATGTGTGGGTGGATATTGTGAGATGGATATTGAACTGGTGGACATCTGATAGACGATGATAAGATCAGTGGGTGGGCGGATGGCGGCGGGGTGTAGTTCGTATAAATATGGATGACAACTGATAACTGAATTATAGATGATGATGTGTGACTGATTGGATAGAGGATAGCAGATAGACAATACATTGACAGGTGAAGTTAGGTAAGGTGTGTATGAATGCACGGTTGTTATCGATGGAAACCTGTTACATGCTAGGTAGGTAAATTCTGGAGAGACAATGAATGGGCAGTAAAAGAACACCTGTTGGGTGTTTCATGGATGTGGACATACAGTGACACGTGTGTGGATGGTGAAGAGACGGGTACATAGTAGTTAGGTGGAGCATAGTGATAGGGTGTCCACAGTTAATAGATCTTGGTTGATTCTTGGGCTAGTTCTACAGGGAAAGAAGGTGGCTGGATGGCCACCCTAGTGGCCGGGTGGCTAGTGAGAGGTAGATGCTAGACGCATTGCTAGGGTGagtatttgggggggggtgtagaaTGGCCGTGTGATAGGCAGTGGGGGTGTGTGCAGAATGGCAGTGTGGTAGGTCGTGAGTGGACTTAGGATGCCAGATGGTGACTGGGTGATGGATAGGGACTGGTGGCTGCCAGCTGGAAGGTAATGGTAGACTGACCACTGAATGGAGGTTGGATTGTGGACAGTAGACAATGCCTGCTAATGAACGGTTGGGTGCATGGTGATCAGATAGCTAGATGTGGGTATTGGGCACAGGTCTGAGAGAAATAGGACATTGGAGAGCTCTCAGTGGATCCTAGAAGGGGAATTGTGTGGATTATGCATGTGGGGATGTAGCACTATGGCCTTGGGTGACAGAGTTGTTCACCAAACCAACTGTCCTGGGGTAGAGAATGGACCTGGGGATCAATATGCGAGACAGAATGTGGGACAATCCTCCAACCTGCCCCACTTCCCAACATTTCTTCCTCGGGTAGCCCGTTTGGAGAAAATCCTCTTCCTGTGATATCTGGCGCCACACAATGCCACACCTCATATTCTAACCTGGAGACTGGGAGAGGAGGTCTGAAGTGGCCAAGACCAGGTTCTGAGGTAGGGTGGTGTCTAGAGAGGTGGAGGCCAGGTCCTTCCGGAGGCCCTGCAGAGGAGAGGGCGGGAGTGTGAATGAGAGGCCGGCTGCGAGCGAGCGCGTGTGTGGGCGGAGAGCTCGGAGGAGACCGAGGGAGGCGAGCTCCCGAGCCAGCGTGGAGTCCCCGCAAGCGCCAGCGGTGAGTGTCGGTGAGTGTGCAGGAGGCACAacgccccctccccaccctcgcCCGCCCGCAGGGTTCTGTCCTCCGAGGTGCACCTTGGCAGccaagggtggggaggagggcgAGTGCGGTAAGGAGTTAGTGGGAGCGCACCGAGGAAGGGACGGGTGTGGGTCCCCCCTGGCAGCCGAATACGGGGGGAGAGGGGCTCTGGATCAAGCGTCCCCCTACCCCGTGAGGTCCACAACACCTGGCCCTCTGCACCCCAGAGCGGATAGAGGTGTGTGGGGCTCTCACAACGAGGCTTCGGGCACCAGGCACCCTGCAAGAGCAAGGCAGCCTGTGGGCACTTGCCCCATCGTAGCTCCATCCTTGCTGCAATCTTGGCTCCCCAGATTTTCCCTAGGACTCTCCTGTCGCGCTCTCCCTCTTTCTCCGCTCACTCTTCAGCTCTGTCACCTCTTTGCATGGCCTCCATGATcgttctccctccctcattcccgaATGTCTCTGAGACATCTCTTTGGGTCTCTGTTCCGGGAGGTTCTCAGAACTCTGGAGGTATGCAGAAACTCTCTCAACATCTCAGAGTCTCAGAGCCTGGAGCGGTCCGCGGGGGATCTGGCGGGCTCTGGGACAGAGGACCACTGGAATGACGTGGCTGCCTACTGCCAGGGGGTGCCCATCACAGGGTGTCACCCCCTTCCAGACTACCTTGGGACTCTGGAACTTGAGCTGACCAAGGTGGACATCTGGTAGAAGGGCTCTCATTTTCCATGATCTTGTGGTGGCCCATGGTCCCCGCATCCCAGCAGGGTGTCTCAGACATTCCACCCTGCTGGTCAGTACTTCACCTTGGCCCAGTCTCCTTCCAAAGCACAGGCCTGTGGCCCTGGGCTGCCTGACTAAAATCTGCCAATGCCTGTTAGACCCTACTCATTTCTTGCTCTGGCATGAGCTAGGCTCCAAGAatacccccacaccccccacatccctctaccccaccaccaccccgatACAGTGCTAGGGGAGTGTCTGAGAGCGGGCATCTGATTTCTGGCAGGGGCTCTTTCCTCACCCTGGAGGCTCTGATCCAGCCTCCCCAACCTGTGCCTGGCCTGGGTAGATGGGGCCATATGCAGGCAAGATGTCAGCTTCTCTTAGGGCATGGCCTGAGGGTCTGTGGGTGAAGGGGTGTTCTTGGGCAGGATCGGGGCACCTTGCCTTCTGGCTGGCTCAGACTCAGTGCCGGGTTTCTCCCAGCCTCCTGACTCAAACTTGTTTGGGCCCCAGGTCTGCCGTGTTCTCTGCTTGCTGTTCATTGCCTCAACACCTGAGTCTCTCTTGCTGCCCAGACTGCCTGCTCTCCATCGCTTAGAGAGGCCTCAggccagctgaccttcctccaggaagccttcctggcTCTCAAAGCTGGGTCAATCTCTCCCCATCTTGCCACATTCTCTATAGTCCTGGGCACTGTATGGCAGCTCTCCTGTGCTCTATAGTCCTGGGCACTGTATGGCAGCTCTCCTGTGCTCTTGAGATCAGCTCTGAGCTGTGGGTGCTGGGCCTGGCTAGGCTGAGGTGGGGAGGGTtcctggaggagaaggagaaggaggagaaagaggaggaggaagatgaggaggaggaggaggaggaaggggaggaagaggaggaagaagaagaggaggagaaggaagaggaggaggaggaaggggaggaagagcgAGGAGGCCTAGCACTGGCTGCAGTGAATATCTCATTTTTACTCTTGTCTTTGTGTAGCCCagtagcaacagcaacagcatgAGCACCCCACAGCCAACAGCACCAGAGAGCCCCACTGAGGGCCCCAGAGGCCCAGCAGGGAAGGTAAGTGACTGAGAggcaggagacaggagggagCCAACCTCAAGCTCTGGCCTGCGACTTCAATATGCTTCTCATCTCTGCCAGCCTCAGTTTACCCTCCCATGTCAGGGAGGGCATTGCTGTTTTTGTAGAAATTTGGTGGATAGAGCAACTGAAAGCAAACTGCCCTGGCTTACTTTGCACCCCAGCTGAACCTGGGGACACCAAGGCTCATTCCCCAAGCACAGGATCACATTCTGCTCTTTAGGGTGGTACTATTCTAGGGTGCCCTCGGATATTTAGGGGGCTGGGATGTTGATGCAGCAAGATGTTTAAATGTGTAGTAGGGTGCACTGACACACCCCTGTAGTCCCAGTAGTCTAGAGAGTGAGTCAGAGgatcaagaccagccttggctacttaGTGGGTTTCAAACAGTCTGGGGTATAAGAACCTGTTTCAGAAGTAAAATAAACCGAGATTCTAGTCCTGCACAGACCAGCAGagtcacagaaatctgccttAGGTCAACAGAGCCAGTAAAGGAAGAAAGCAGCCTAGACTCTGGGCTCACAGGTGCAGCTACCCTGATGGTCTGGCTGGCTGACTTAGCCATCTTACCATAGTAGGTACCCTCCAGACAGAACCCATGGCTGACGGAAAGGACTAGGGTATAGGAAAGGAGCCAGGATGGGGAAGGAGGCCTGGTTTGGCAAGGCCAGCGGAGTGTCGGCCTCAGCAGGGTCCAGCTGTGGAGCAGGATGGGGTCCCCCTCTGCTGTCTTCTGAGGCCCTTTATCTTTCATTCCACAGATGGTCCAGCCTGGCGACACCTGTTCTCAGGCTTCAGGATCACCTGAAGCACTTGGCTAACAGAGTCTTGGGTAGagtgtggaagtgtgtgtggggaACCAGTATCCATTGGTTCTAAGCAGTCATTCAGAGGCAGTCTGACAGTTTGCCTGCTCTGTGCCTACCTTGCTGGAGGACTGTGTGCTACTGTGGGAAGGCATATACACTAGGTAGCCGTCTTTTCCAGAACTTCAGGAAGGCACAGAGGTGGACCAGTGCAGGCAAGTCAGGGCCTCAGGGTACCGAGGGATGGAGCTGTGTGAGGCAGCTTCAGCCTTGAAAAGCTTGAATGGGAGGTGGAGTTGCTGAGGGCACCCAGAGGGCGTGTGGGCACTGAACAATGAGGGAGAGCCAGCTCTGATTGCCATGGCAACATCTTCCTAGCTCCTTGGCCTGCCAAGTGGAGGGAGGAGGCCAAGGACCCAGCAGGGAAGCCCCTAGAAAGGAATCGTGCTGGCTTCCAGGTACAGGAAGCAGCTGGGGTGCTAAGTCCTGGGCTTCCTCCTGGGTGACTTGTCTCTACCATCTTAGACTCTGTCTGGGAAATGGGCTTCTCTGGGTCTGAGTCCAGGTGAGTTCTATGGTGTTCCCTGGATACCTGATTCCCCAGTGGTGGCACAAGGCAGGGCTGTTCACCCTGCCTGTTCTTGCTTGGCCTTCCTAGTAGGACaggacagagggcagaagaggcagagccagcagtCCATGGCCCGGTATCACCCTGatccttccccactctctctatAGGTAGGTGTTCGGGAGAAGGGCCCTCGGCTCTGTCAGCGACTGCCCTCTATTGTGGTGGAACCCACTGAAGCGGGTGCTGTGGAAAGCGGGGAGCTGCGTTGGCCACCTGAGGGTACACAGAGAGGTACCCCTCAGATCCAGGCTGCTGCTGGTGAGACCACAGTGCCCGTTTCCTGTCAGTGTTTGCAGTAGGTGTGGGACCCCAGCATCCAGAGCATCGACCCAGGGCCTGGACTCTGCCTCACCTTCACCCACTCCTCTGGTGACTGCCCTTCCCCTCATCTGTACCTGTCCTCTTAATGCACACCTGTGGCTCCAGGCAAGCCTGGCACTCGAGAGGGCCACAGGCACTCTCCTACTGTCCAGACAGCTGTCTGTTCTCCCTGACTTGAGAGCTTTGGAAGGATTCGCGTTGCCCACAAGGACCTAGAGGGGCCAGCGTACAGGAGCACATTTGGGAACAGGGGTTCCTCATAGCTTGGCAGCGGTGGCAGGGTGCAAGACTGGAGCTTCAAGAAAAAGGTGGGACAGGAGTAGTTAGTCCTCAGGGCCTCCAGAGTGGCTCGTAAGCCACTGAAAGCTCTAGGCACGAGGGCTGAGCTGTTCCCTGGGGGTCCTTATTCTCTGAAGCCTGTGGAGGGTCTCTCACTGTGAGGATGTGAGTTCATGACTCAGAACCACACaaacctccctcctctccccagacCTCAGCCTCTGGGCTGGTCCTTATCCCAGTCCTTATCCAGCTTGGCCCTGAAGGGATCTATACTCATGGCCCTCACCTCTTCTCAAAGCTCCCTCACCCTGTGTCAGGCCAGCAGCAGAgacagcagcagtggctgctgtCCCTTAGGTAACCACTGAGGTGTGGGCTGTTGGGAGACCCTCAAGCTACCACATTCTCTCTGCCATACCTTTCCCTGACACACAGGGCTGCTTCAGGCTTCCCAAGCTGGGCTTCATTCTCCTTCTCTTTGCCTAAAACGAGGGTGTGATcaccccttccttcccatccGCCCCGGGGAAGAAGTGGCTATCCCGTCCAGATGTCTGCCAAAGGCTCACCTCAGATCCCCCAGGACCAATTGAGCTACAGCTGTCACCAATAGAGAGGCTTTTGGCtttatgtttggtttgttttttattccttGTCTTGTTTTCAGCTCCTTCCCCAAGTCCACCAGGGAAGGAAGCAGATGATGATGTCATCCAGGGTGCCagctctgggcaccaggcattccCTGCTCCAGTAACAGATGCGGGTGTGGCAGGCTCTACTCTCTGACCACCAAGAGGACCTCCATCCCAGGATGACAGGCTGATTCACAGAAAAGGCTGGGCCCACACAGGAGACCCAGCTCACCAAGCATCCTGTCTGGCTGGGTGTGGCCAGGACCCCGGCCCCTGCCTTTGCGCTCCATGGCCCAGATCTGGAACATACCCCTCTTTGTTCAGTGGCTTGAAGCAGAAATAAAGGCATCCTTCCTGGTGGCTACGGGCACCTTCGTGGGCACTTGAGCTGCTGGGCACAAGTTTGCTTCTGCTAGTGGTATTCTAGTCTCTCTGAGGCTGGGCAAGTCAGAATGTTGGATGGTAAGCACTTGGTGCTTGGCACTCAGCCCGGGGTGGGGAATGCCAGGCTGAGCAGAGCCAGAAGGCTGTTCACACTGTCTCTGCCTAGGGACACTCTCTCTACTCTTCCTTGCCTAGACTGCCTATGGCCATTCTTCCAGGTGGCCTCCTACCTCTACTAGAGATCCCCTGGAGGTCAGGCACCCCTTGTACCTTGCATCCTGGGTACATTAGGGCACCAGGGGCACCTAAGGTGAGGGGTCTTCTTCCAGCCCAGATTATATTAATTCCCTGCAAaagtcccattttacagatggaaaaattTAGGTTCAAATGAGGTGCCCCGGACCGGTTTTGCCCAAAGCTATGGAGGGACCCTCAAGTTGGCCACAGCACCCATATGTGACCTTGGGGGGGGCAAGCACCTCCTCTTACCTTGAATGATGATCTTGTCTCTTCACAACCAGGAGGGGAGCTATGGTACCTCATCAGGGCTAGCTTGGGGAGTAGAAGGCTGACCATGCCTAGGGCTCCCTCTTAAGATGTACTGCCTTCCCTTGGCGAAGCTTGAGGAAGTTCAGAGCCTAGCCACTAGGAAGTTTCCATAATGTTAGCTCAACAAAGCCCTCAGGCGGAGGCCCCACCATGGGTGAGCTGGTTGGGCTGTGGGAGACACAGGCCTTCtgttctctcctggcctccttgcTAACCTCCAGGATGAATAAAGCaatttctccagccctcctcccttCTAAATATAGCCTGGCCCCCAAACGccagaggtgggaggggaggtgcgGAAGTTTGCCTGGAAGTCTGCTTTAAATTTAAAACCGTGGGTGCTCTGGGTCCAGGCTGTCAACGTGGGCCTTGCCAGGGTTCACGGGTTAGAAGTGTTGTTGTCCTAGAATCTCCCTGTCCCCAGCTCTTCTTGTGGGTTTTGAGAAAGGTCAATGAGACTAGGAAATGGGGAGGGAGTGTGGGGATCCTCAGGGGGCTGACCTTTGGCAGGAAGTGCTGTCCACTCCGAGAGGCAGAGCAGAACGGAGCGAGGAGCAATGTTGCGTCACCTCTCTCCCGGGCAGGATTATGCCCAATTAAACAGGGTCCCACAGAAGGCAAGTCCAGGACCCTTGGAGGGGGCGGGGGTGTCTCCTGGGACCCAAGCCCAGGCTTTCTCCGTGGTTTACCAGGGTAGCCCCAGTGTAGTGATGACCCACTCCGGAGGTCCGAGAGCTAGTGGGGGCGTAGAGGGTCGGACCTCTGCCCACTCCTGCCCAAGCAGTGGGAGAGAGCCCGGGTGGGGCCAGAGCGGACGCCACACCCACTCAGCAGCCCAGCCTAGCCCAGCCTCTCCTTAGCACACAGGAGACCTGAAATCTGCCTGCGGCTCCCCCTAGCGCCCGCCGGGGTCAGTACTTAAAAACAGCAGACGCCACCGTCTGGTGCGTTTAGGTCCACCAGCAGGCTGCAAATTGGCCTCAGAGAGAGTAGGGCACAATCCACACACACCTCCGCCCCCACAACCCCCGCTCCCGCCAGACCCCGCAGCCGCCAGGGACACAGGGTGAACTCCGCCTCCCCAGTCTTAGAATTGATTCCAATCTGGGCCCCTTAGCATTCTGGGCAAAATTGACCCCTAGACAGGTAAACGTATGTGGAGGGTCCTTCTGCTCTTGCCTACctagaattcaggtcctcaggtgaagtgaactcaggtcatcCCAGTAACAATCCTGTTTACTTAAGAGTAAATAAGGCTTAGCGACAAAGATGCCTCTCCCAAGGTCGTGGGGAGCTGGGGTTGACGTTCTCGGTGTCCTACGGTGTTCTAGCTATGCCTCTCCTCTTAGCTGCACCCTGCACGGCCCTCATCTGATCTCAATTTGACTGCCCTGGCACCTGGGCTTCTCTTAGACTATGCTGGGACTTTTCCGCTGGGATTTTTCTGAAAAAGCCAGGGGAAGGCAACATGGAAAAATAGAACAAgttgctgggtgtgatggcacttactgcaatcccaacacttgggagatgaAAGCAGGaatgggagttcaaggtcatcctcaagtatgtagcaagttcaaggccagctgactTGGAGTTGAAGAGTTGGCTCAGCgttaagagcaccatctgctcttccagaggactaagcctggtcccagcactcacatggtgac
This genomic window from Mus caroli chromosome 12, CAROLI_EIJ_v1.1, whole genome shotgun sequence contains:
- the Lbhd2 gene encoding LBH domain-containing protein 2, with amino-acid sequence MSTPQPTAPESPTEGPRGPAGKVGVREKGPRLCQRLPSIVVEPTEAGAVESGELRWPPEGTQRGTPQIQAAAAPSPSPPGKEADDDVIQGASSGHQAFPAPVTDAGVAGSTL